A window of Plasmodium brasilianum strain Bolivian I chromosome 8, whole genome shotgun sequence contains these coding sequences:
- a CDS encoding hypothetical protein (conserved Plasmodium protein), translated as MENTDIEYLNISEKIKKKLYRNNLNTIEKVSTNYLEDGHVEEINVIQHEIFKYHLNDLGIRKDEEEEEEEEVDQAVNSGLLTYNNICSFSDTENYCARRKYLTRSGENFPDRSALSVSSLSSLSSLSSLSSLLSSSRRSSYNSSCHSSHHSSRHSPHFSPITSLPSSSMSPYFRSDGGAYSTNNSKDKRTRNRSFLCENTNLLTYKHFNKISCNRNGNTWREKSKKYEQSGRSEEDFLMYSNFMKQNLKNVKSVKTGNNSLNDLLSNGIESSKIYFFYGNKIKINKIILVNLLLDYIVNNDSSNSSVVFIYFSFINDVSNIYNIIKEKIKKEMNNKEKNNKTKRNKKNEKNVKKNDISFDDILRKFYVVRVQSLSELTCLLLQIKNRYLKRNNSHDEFTNNLKNLSSIGIYNLTKIIKGLNITKSSAYFYLVRELKILAKIVNIPILICDHAKGEIVIHSANDKTCFKEQNLQDITKNTRSMFIQHENNSMIKNNKTYTCTIYNNNTMKHPLVNNMDEEHSSIAIFEDPQNYLCTEKKKTTNKAYWMNKRVGIISCSSNDEHSTNDSQVFTSSGSGEKHEHSQESESITDDPFSSIHIDDIIKLNTNDKKKNAILSVYNKNYNINKTVVPYPVYNTFDYIIDVEVIYKVRNKTIIRFTLLKSQNNIKHFYSYACIKNYMLMDVNT; from the exons TTGAAAAAGTAAGCACGAATTATTTGGAAGATGGTCATGTGGAA GAAATAAATGTTATTCAGCacgaaatatttaaatatcaCTTGAACGATTTAGGTATAAGaaaagatgaagaagaagaagaagaagaagaagtgGACCAAGCCGTGAATTCAGGGCTTCTTACTTACAATAATATTTGCTCATTTAGCGATACAGAAAATTACTGCGCTCGTAGGAAATACCTGACCCGTTCAGGTGAAAATTTCCCTGACCGTTCCGCACTCTCAGTGTCATCGCTGTCATCGCTGTCATCGCTGTCGTCGTTGTCGTCGCTGTTGTCCTCGTCACGTCGTTCTTCTTATAATTCATCCTGTCACTCATCCCATCACTCATCTCGTCATTCTCCGCATTTCTCGCCTATCACTTCACTACCATCTTCTTCTATGTCACCCTATTTTAGATCAGACGGGGGTGCCTACTCAACAAATAATAGTAAAGACAAAAGAACAAGGAACAGGTCTTTTTTGTGCGAAAATACCAACTTGTTAAcgtataaacattttaacaaaatttctTGCAATAGGAATGGTAATACGTGGAGGGAGAagtcaaaaaaatatgaacagtcAGGACGATCAGAGGAAGACTTTTTGATGTACTCCAATTTCATGaagcaaaatttaaaaaatgtgaagTCAGTAAAAACAGGAAATAATTCCTTAAACGACTTATTATCGAATGGAATAGAAagttcaaaaatatattttttttatggaaataaaataaaaataaataaaataattttagtgAATTTGTTGCTTGATTATATAGTTAATAATGATAGCTCAAACAGTAGCgtagtttttatatattttagttttattaaCGATGTAtcaaatatttacaatattataaaagagaaaataaaaaaagagatgaATAATAAAGAGAAGAACAATAAGACGAAGAGAAACaagaaaaatgagaaaaatgtGAAGAAGAACGATATTTCATTTGACGATATTCTTCGTAAATTTTACGTTGTTCGTGTGCAAAGTCTTAGTGAGCTCACCTGCTTATTGctacaaattaaaaatagatattTGAAGAGAAATAATTCTCACGATGAATTTactaataatttgaaaaatctGTCATCGATAGGAATATACAACTTAaccaaaataataaaaggttTAAACATTACAAAGTCTAGCGCTTACTTTTACTTAGTTCGTGAGCTAAAAATTCTTGCAAAGATTGTAAATATACCCATATTAATTTGTGATCATGCAAAAGGAGAAATAGTAATACATTCAGCTAATGACAAAACATGTTTTAAAGAACAAAACTTGCAAGATATTACTAAAAATACGCGAAGTATGTTTATACAACACGAAAATAATagtatgataaaaaataataaaacatatactTGTACaatttacaataataatacaatgaAACATCCTCTTGTTAATAACATGGATGAAGAGCACTCCTCCATTGCTATTTTTGAAGACCCGCAAAATTACTTatgtacagaaaaaaaaaaaacaacaaataAAGCGTACTGGATGAACAAACGTGTAGGAATAATATCTTGTAGTAGCAATGACGAGCACAGCACAAATGATAGCCAAGTTTTCACAAGCAGTGGATCAGGTGAAAAACACGAACACAGTCAGGAAAGCGAAAGTATAACAGATGATCCTTTTTCTAGCATACATATCGACGATATCATAAAACTTAACACAAAtgataagaagaaaaatgcTATTTTATCAGTATACAACAAAAactataatattaacaaaacaGTTGTTCCCTATCCAGTATACAACACATTTGATTACATCATAGACGTTGAAGTAATTTATAAGGTTCGGAATAAAACCATCATACGGTTTACTCTTCTTAAGtctcaaaataatattaaacatTTCTATTCTTATGCttgtattaaaaattatatgctaATGGATGTTAATACATAA